From Pseudomonadota bacterium, a single genomic window includes:
- a CDS encoding type II toxin-antitoxin system VapC family toxin — MARVALDTTFLIDVQNERRGRGPSRGAIAYLRSSPEAELYLPTIALGEYLQGFADPTSAAATALTAFLNLLPVTAEVATLYAETVRVLRSKGQLIGTNDLWIACTARAAALPILTRNSGHFRRVPRLRVIDYTA; from the coding sequence ATGGCAAGAGTAGCCCTTGACACCACCTTCCTGATCGATGTCCAGAACGAACGCCGTGGTCGCGGGCCTTCCCGCGGGGCCATCGCTTACCTCCGTTCCAGCCCGGAAGCTGAGTTGTATCTCCCCACCATCGCCTTGGGAGAGTACCTGCAAGGATTCGCCGATCCCACGAGCGCCGCTGCCACGGCGCTGACGGCGTTTCTTAACCTGCTGCCCGTAACCGCGGAGGTTGCCACGCTCTACGCAGAGACCGTGCGAGTCCTTCGTTCCAAGGGCCAGCTCATCGGAACCAATGATTTGTGGATCGCATGCACCGCACGCGCTGCGGCGCTGCCGATCCTGACGCGCAACAGCGGGCACTTCCGGCGAGTTCCGCGTCTGCGAGTCATCGACTACACCGCCTAA
- a CDS encoding AbrB/MazE/SpoVT family DNA-binding domain-containing protein has translation MNEPTLNAIIATIDKAGRVVIPALLREKLGLKPGTELVLTVEDLSLRLTRNVPAPTIVRVGRRLVVRPTASADRLARVDVAALIEDERDRWPL, from the coding sequence ATGAACGAACCCACGCTAAATGCCATTATAGCTACCATCGATAAGGCAGGGAGGGTAGTCATCCCGGCACTGCTGCGCGAGAAGCTAGGGCTCAAGCCCGGCACCGAGCTGGTGCTTACGGTGGAAGATCTGTCGCTGCGGCTTACCCGCAACGTCCCCGCCCCGACGATCGTACGGGTCGGCAGACGGCTTGTGGTGCGCCCGACGGCTTCCGCGGACCGACTCGCGAGGGTCGATGTGGCGGCACTGATCGAAGATGAACGGGACCGATGGCCGCTCTAG
- a CDS encoding methyltransferase, translated as MGCGGSSAERPAAAHAPSGDEAASTHTPAQAAAPGGDHAPTLAAALDVALAGGHRSEANRARDRYRHPKETLTFFGLGSDMKVLEMSPGAGWYTELLAPVLRDHGQLAAAVPSPTGRSARYAKRFSDLVAKHPDVYDKVDKVLFEYPDHPSLGPANSLDMVLTFRSTHGWINSGKVQDVYRAMYEALKPGGVLGVVQHRAPPGAAAEQSAKRGYVPEAFVVSLCERIGFKLEARSELNANPKDTTDHPKGVWTLPPSLALGEQDRDKYLAIGESDRMTLKFRKPAEH; from the coding sequence ATGGGCTGCGGTGGCTCGAGCGCAGAACGACCCGCGGCCGCACATGCCCCGAGCGGCGACGAGGCCGCATCGACGCATACGCCAGCCCAGGCTGCGGCGCCGGGCGGCGATCATGCCCCGACGCTGGCAGCGGCGCTCGATGTTGCGCTCGCGGGCGGCCATCGCTCCGAGGCCAACCGCGCTCGAGACCGCTACCGGCACCCCAAAGAGACCCTGACCTTTTTCGGCCTCGGATCCGACATGAAGGTGCTGGAGATGTCCCCGGGCGCCGGCTGGTACACCGAGCTCCTTGCGCCCGTACTCCGGGACCACGGCCAGCTGGCAGCAGCCGTCCCCAGCCCAACGGGCCGCTCGGCTCGTTACGCGAAGCGCTTTTCCGACTTGGTGGCCAAGCACCCCGACGTCTACGACAAGGTAGACAAGGTGTTGTTCGAGTACCCGGACCACCCTTCCCTGGGCCCCGCGAACTCGCTTGACATGGTCCTCACCTTCCGCAGCACCCACGGTTGGATCAACTCCGGCAAGGTGCAAGACGTCTACCGCGCCATGTACGAGGCTCTCAAGCCTGGCGGCGTACTGGGCGTGGTGCAACACCGAGCGCCACCAGGGGCTGCGGCCGAGCAGAGCGCCAAGCGCGGCTACGTGCCGGAAGCCTTCGTCGTCTCGCTATGCGAGCGCATAGGCTTCAAGCTCGAGGCCCGCTCAGAGCTAAACGCCAACCCCAAGGACACCACTGACCACCCTAAAGGCGTATGGACACTGCCGCCGAGCCTCGCTCTTGGCGAGCAGGACCGGGACAAGTACCTGGCCATCGGCGAGAGCGATCGCATGACCCTCAAATTCCGCAAGCCTGCGGAGCACTAG
- the alaS gene encoding alanine--tRNA ligase, producing MRTGKEIRDGFRQFFVRHGHEPVASGPLVPPNDPSLMFSNAGMVQFKDVFTGQQSRPAKRATTAQKCVRISGKHNDLENVGVTARHHTFFEMLGNFSFGDYFKQEAIALAWELMTEGLGLPPDRLVVSIFGGDQGLEPDHESAAIWREVAGLPEERILRCGAKDNFWQMGDTGPCGPCSEIHYFQGEGLPDPATLGHEPRPDGSGWVELWNLVFMQFERHAKATLRPLPAPSIDTGAGLERLAAAAQGVLSNYDTDLLRPIVDLASEIAGKPYRGTLAADDISMRVIADHARMTSCLISEGVLPDRDGRAYVLRRVMRRAIRHGHRLGIERLFLHECALKAVDLLCMEYPELDEQRALVAQISEQEEERFRATLRRGLERLESHTTGKKPGHTLPGSLAFELYDTYGFPLDLQEVIGHEQGFSVDREGFERALGAARERSAGSKVGEQAVAAVYRNLSSGLGRVEFVGYEREQAESRIASLLCDGSEVQLLAKGQSGELVTKLTPFYAEAGGQVGDRGTITSAQGLFEVSDTQAPLPGLIVHRGRVSDGTFAPGQQVRLAVDHARRSATRRNHSATHLMHWALRTVLGPQAVQKGSLVGPDRLRFDYTASRPLAAEQIGEIEDLVNERVLCNAPAATEVLPLAQAKERGAIGIFEEKYGSVVRMLTLAESIELCGGTHVERTGDIGLFKILSDTGLAAGVRRIEAVTGTGAMAHLRRLERELSETARLVKSNLLDTSDKVGRMLQRHREQQHEVKELKRQLVAGGRRDLSSQARKVGAITVLGASVDVGDARALRELADKLRNKLEPAVVALGSPTKDGRAILVCTVSKPLTVRYQAGKLVRQLAEVVGGAGGGRPDFAQAGGSNPAKLEQAVQRVYSLIASPEAEVG from the coding sequence GTGCGTACAGGAAAAGAAATCCGCGACGGCTTCAGGCAGTTCTTCGTGCGACACGGCCACGAGCCGGTTGCCTCGGGTCCGCTCGTGCCGCCGAACGATCCGTCGTTGATGTTCAGCAATGCGGGGATGGTGCAGTTCAAGGATGTCTTCACCGGGCAGCAAAGTCGCCCGGCCAAGCGAGCCACGACGGCCCAGAAGTGTGTCCGCATCAGCGGCAAGCACAACGACTTGGAGAACGTGGGCGTGACGGCCCGGCATCACACGTTCTTCGAGATGCTCGGTAACTTCTCGTTCGGCGACTACTTCAAGCAGGAGGCCATCGCACTTGCCTGGGAGCTGATGACCGAAGGCCTCGGCCTGCCCCCCGATCGGCTCGTCGTCAGCATCTTCGGCGGCGATCAGGGGCTCGAGCCGGACCACGAGTCCGCTGCGATTTGGCGCGAGGTCGCAGGGCTGCCCGAGGAGCGCATCCTGCGCTGCGGGGCGAAGGACAATTTCTGGCAGATGGGCGATACCGGCCCCTGCGGTCCCTGCTCCGAGATCCACTACTTTCAGGGGGAGGGGCTGCCCGATCCAGCCACCCTTGGCCATGAGCCAAGGCCTGACGGCAGCGGTTGGGTAGAGCTCTGGAACCTGGTGTTCATGCAGTTCGAGCGCCACGCGAAAGCAACCCTGCGGCCGCTGCCCGCCCCCTCGATCGACACGGGAGCCGGGCTCGAGCGTCTCGCTGCGGCGGCCCAGGGCGTGCTCAGCAACTACGACACCGATCTGTTGCGACCCATCGTCGACCTCGCTTCCGAGATCGCCGGCAAGCCGTACCGGGGAACGCTCGCGGCGGATGACATATCCATGCGCGTGATCGCAGATCACGCGCGCATGACGTCGTGCCTGATCAGCGAAGGTGTCCTGCCCGACCGTGACGGCCGCGCCTACGTGCTGCGGCGGGTCATGCGCAGAGCGATCCGCCACGGGCATCGGTTGGGCATCGAGCGCTTGTTCTTGCACGAGTGCGCCCTCAAGGCCGTCGATCTACTGTGCATGGAGTATCCGGAGCTCGACGAGCAGCGCGCGCTGGTCGCGCAGATCAGCGAGCAGGAAGAGGAGCGATTTCGCGCCACGTTGCGGCGAGGGCTCGAGCGGCTCGAAAGCCACACCACGGGCAAGAAGCCGGGACACACGTTGCCGGGCTCGCTGGCGTTCGAGCTCTACGACACCTACGGCTTCCCGCTGGATCTGCAAGAAGTGATCGGACACGAGCAGGGATTCAGCGTGGACCGCGAGGGCTTCGAGCGCGCGCTGGGCGCTGCGCGCGAGCGAAGCGCGGGCTCCAAGGTGGGCGAGCAAGCGGTTGCTGCCGTCTACCGCAACCTGTCAAGCGGCCTGGGTCGCGTCGAGTTCGTGGGCTACGAGCGCGAGCAAGCCGAGAGCCGGATCGCTTCCCTGCTGTGCGACGGATCCGAGGTGCAGCTGCTCGCCAAGGGGCAGTCCGGGGAGCTCGTCACGAAACTCACGCCGTTTTATGCGGAAGCGGGCGGGCAGGTTGGCGACCGAGGTACGATCACGAGCGCACAAGGCCTGTTTGAAGTGAGCGATACCCAGGCGCCGCTTCCCGGGCTGATCGTGCACCGGGGCCGCGTCAGCGACGGGACGTTCGCGCCGGGGCAACAAGTCCGGCTGGCCGTCGACCACGCGCGCCGCTCGGCCACCCGGCGTAACCACAGCGCTACCCATCTCATGCACTGGGCGCTGCGCACGGTTCTCGGCCCCCAGGCCGTGCAGAAGGGATCGCTGGTCGGACCCGACAGGCTGCGCTTCGATTACACCGCGAGCAGGCCTCTTGCGGCCGAGCAGATCGGGGAGATCGAAGACCTGGTCAACGAGCGTGTGCTGTGCAACGCGCCGGCGGCGACCGAAGTGCTGCCGCTCGCTCAGGCCAAGGAAAGGGGCGCGATCGGTATCTTCGAGGAGAAGTACGGCAGCGTGGTGCGCATGTTGACGCTCGCGGAATCGATCGAGCTTTGCGGCGGCACGCATGTCGAGCGCACCGGGGACATCGGGTTGTTCAAGATCCTGTCGGACACCGGGTTGGCAGCGGGCGTGCGCCGGATCGAGGCCGTGACAGGCACGGGCGCCATGGCTCATCTGCGCCGCCTCGAGCGCGAGCTCTCCGAAACCGCACGGCTCGTCAAGAGCAACCTGCTGGATACGAGCGACAAGGTCGGGCGCATGCTGCAACGCCACAGAGAGCAGCAACACGAGGTGAAGGAGCTCAAGCGGCAGCTGGTGGCGGGTGGCCGCCGGGACTTGAGCTCTCAGGCACGCAAGGTCGGTGCGATCACCGTGCTCGGCGCCAGCGTGGACGTGGGCGACGCGCGCGCGCTCCGGGAACTGGCCGACAAGCTCCGAAACAAGCTCGAGCCCGCAGTGGTGGCGCTGGGCTCACCCACCAAGGACGGTCGGGCGATTCTCGTGTGTACGGTCTCCAAGCCGCTGACGGTCCGCTACCAGGCCGGCAAGCTCGTTCGGCAGCTGGCCGAGGTGGTAGGCGGCGCAGGCGGCGGCCGGCCGGACTTCGCGCAGGCGGGCGGCTCCAACCCCGCGAAGCTCGAGCAGGCCGTGCAGCGGGTCTACAGCTTGATCGCCAGCCCCGAGGCCGAGGTCGGTTAG
- a CDS encoding SEC-C domain-containing protein, translating into MACPCGKGASADACCGPVVAGHARAPSAEVLMRARYTAYVVGAIDFLFESLHPDASDKADRRSAERWSRDATWRGLDIVETLEGQREDEQGVVEFVARYSIDGQSRRHHERASFRRHEGDWRYLDGEQVTAAPVRVGQRVRRNSPCPCGSGKKHKKCCGKRY; encoded by the coding sequence ATGGCCTGCCCGTGTGGAAAAGGTGCTTCGGCTGATGCGTGCTGCGGTCCGGTCGTCGCCGGCCACGCCCGGGCACCAAGCGCGGAAGTGCTGATGCGTGCACGCTACACGGCCTACGTGGTGGGAGCGATCGATTTCCTGTTCGAGTCGCTGCACCCGGACGCGTCGGACAAGGCGGATCGAAGGAGCGCCGAGCGCTGGTCGCGGGATGCCACGTGGCGAGGTCTCGACATCGTCGAAACGCTTGAGGGCCAGCGGGAAGACGAGCAAGGCGTGGTCGAGTTTGTTGCTCGCTACTCGATCGACGGCCAAAGCCGACGCCACCACGAGCGAGCCAGCTTCCGCAGGCACGAAGGTGACTGGCGCTACCTCGACGGCGAGCAGGTCACGGCCGCGCCGGTGCGTGTGGGCCAACGTGTTAGAAGGAACAGCCCGTGCCCGTGCGGTAGCGGCAAGAAGCACAAGAAGTGCTGCGGCAAGCGGTACTAG
- a CDS encoding efflux RND transporter periplasmic adaptor subunit, with protein MRVGRLPQPAGSAIALVLIALAFWLGHNLGASGIGDKEQSQALTAKDEQAAPATVWTCSMHPQIRMDASGSCPICGMDLIPATAAADETEQGAATGKRVQLGARAQALARIRTTTVTRTQPRAEIRLLGHVDYDETRLRTVVPWTAGRIERLHVRVTGERIGKDRVVATLYSPEIYAGMRELVSALRQVEQLASGMHGSAGRARAALEAARERLKLLGVSETRIARVARTRKAPKNVDVRTQFSGTVIKRLVDEGQYVSAGTPLYHVADLSRVWIQIDAFESDLPQLAVGQNVVVKVEGRPKEPFAGKIAFIDPVLDMRKRTARVRVAVSNRKGRLRPGMFAEAVVQADLGKRLAQLVIPDSAALFTGRRSVVYVEVPNASRPTYEMRVVRLGPRSGPVYPVLEGLSEGERVVSNGAFVLDADLQLAGGQSMMTLADDRSRTPERELEVPSAFRNALKPVVLSYLDAQRQLASDGMDAARGALRKLARATNRVEPLGSRAARDAWQVVADKLVGHAQQGARGKQPGDVRSAFEGTSKQIRELLRRFGNPTAATLRLAFCPMAFDAKGAEWIQNDEPLANPYYGAAMLRCGEFRASVAAGELLAGLSEAAPPAPPPAGAGTAHRH; from the coding sequence ATGCGGGTTGGACGGTTGCCCCAGCCAGCAGGCTCCGCGATCGCGCTGGTGTTGATCGCCCTGGCCTTTTGGCTTGGCCACAACCTGGGCGCCTCCGGGATCGGGGACAAGGAACAGAGCCAAGCGCTCACCGCAAAGGACGAGCAGGCCGCGCCGGCCACGGTCTGGACCTGCTCCATGCACCCTCAGATCCGAATGGATGCATCGGGCAGCTGTCCCATCTGCGGTATGGATTTGATTCCTGCAACCGCTGCCGCTGACGAGACCGAGCAAGGCGCTGCCACGGGCAAGCGGGTGCAGCTTGGCGCCCGCGCCCAGGCGCTGGCCCGGATTCGGACCACTACGGTCACCCGTACGCAGCCGCGTGCGGAAATACGCTTGCTGGGACACGTCGACTACGACGAGACGCGCCTGCGTACGGTGGTTCCCTGGACCGCGGGCCGCATCGAGCGCTTGCATGTACGGGTAACCGGCGAGCGCATTGGCAAAGACCGCGTGGTCGCGACGCTCTACAGCCCGGAGATCTATGCGGGTATGCGGGAGCTCGTCTCGGCCTTGCGCCAGGTCGAGCAGCTTGCGAGCGGTATGCACGGATCGGCGGGACGGGCGCGGGCGGCCCTCGAAGCTGCGCGCGAGCGCCTCAAACTGCTGGGCGTCTCCGAAACCCGGATCGCGCGGGTGGCGCGCACCCGCAAGGCTCCGAAGAACGTGGACGTGCGAACCCAGTTTTCGGGCACCGTGATCAAGCGGCTTGTGGACGAAGGCCAATATGTTTCCGCGGGCACGCCGCTGTACCACGTCGCGGACCTATCACGCGTCTGGATCCAGATCGATGCTTTCGAATCGGATCTGCCTCAGCTTGCCGTGGGCCAGAATGTCGTAGTGAAGGTCGAGGGGCGCCCCAAGGAGCCCTTCGCAGGCAAGATCGCGTTCATCGACCCCGTGCTCGACATGCGCAAGCGCACGGCGCGGGTACGCGTTGCGGTGAGCAACCGCAAGGGCCGACTGCGGCCGGGCATGTTCGCTGAAGCAGTCGTACAGGCCGATCTCGGCAAGCGCCTGGCCCAGCTTGTAATCCCCGACAGTGCAGCGCTCTTTACCGGGCGGCGTTCGGTCGTGTACGTGGAGGTTCCCAACGCCAGCCGCCCGACCTACGAAATGCGCGTGGTGCGACTGGGGCCGCGATCGGGTCCTGTTTATCCGGTCTTGGAAGGGCTCAGCGAAGGCGAACGCGTCGTCAGCAACGGCGCTTTTGTTCTGGATGCGGACCTGCAGCTCGCGGGCGGTCAGAGCATGATGACCTTGGCCGACGATCGCTCGCGGACGCCGGAGCGGGAGCTTGAGGTGCCGAGCGCCTTTCGCAATGCGCTCAAGCCCGTGGTGCTGAGCTACCTCGATGCCCAGCGGCAGCTCGCGTCCGACGGGATGGACGCTGCCCGTGGCGCGCTCCGCAAGCTTGCGCGCGCCACCAATCGCGTCGAGCCTCTCGGATCGCGCGCTGCGCGTGACGCCTGGCAAGTCGTCGCAGACAAGCTGGTCGGCCACGCCCAGCAGGGCGCGCGAGGCAAGCAGCCTGGCGACGTACGTTCCGCCTTCGAAGGTACAAGCAAGCAGATCCGCGAACTGCTGCGCCGCTTTGGAAACCCAACGGCCGCCACCTTGCGACTCGCCTTCTGTCCCATGGCGTTCGATGCCAAGGGAGCCGAGTGGATCCAGAACGACGAGCCGCTTGCCAACCCCTATTACGGCGCGGCCATGCTCCGCTGCGGAGAGTTTCGCGCGAGCGTCGCGGCAGGCGAACTGCTCGCGGGGCTGTCCGAGGCTGCGCCCCCCGCACCGCCGCCAGCTGGCGCTGGGACCGCGCACCGTCATTGA
- a CDS encoding antitoxin VapB family protein: MYVATKTISIDLVAYETLRRARIRPDESFSQVIRRGHWDNPQSTAASLLEALAIAPLPSEKVLSALERAQASDEPPSDPWQE, translated from the coding sequence GTGTATGTGGCAACGAAAACCATCTCGATCGACTTGGTCGCCTACGAGACCTTGCGGAGAGCTCGCATCAGGCCGGATGAGTCCTTCTCTCAGGTCATTCGGCGCGGTCACTGGGATAACCCGCAGTCGACGGCTGCTTCATTGCTCGAAGCCCTCGCAATCGCACCGCTGCCCTCCGAAAAGGTGCTGTCGGCGCTCGAACGAGCGCAGGCGAGTGACGAACCGCCCAGCGATCCATGGCAAGAGTAG
- a CDS encoding efflux RND transporter permease subunit: MTEHQQSLGERSWEAFVGFFVSNKLVVLVLVGLLVGSGLMVAPFAWDLGPLARDPVPVDALPDISENQQIVFTKWHGRSPRDVEDQVTYPLTTALLGIAGVRSIRSASVFGFSSIYVIFEDEVDFYWSRSRVLEKLASLPAGTLPDGVAPALGPDATALGQVLWYTLQPQDEQGRVVAGAFDLHELRSIQDWTVRYALQGVAGVSEAASVGGHVREYQVDIDPEAMRAHRVSIGQVAHAVRRANLDVGARTIEINRAEYIVRGLGFIRRPHDLREVVIRNQDHTPVRVKDVAKVGFGPAARRGALDHGGAETVGGVVVVRFGDNPLAVIERVRAKIAEIAPGLPRRTLEDGRVAQVKIVPFYDRTQLIHDTLGTLANALSDELLITMIVILLIMRQLRSSLVVCSLLPLGVLATFAAMKHLGVDANIMALSGIAIAIGTMVDMGIVFTENMATHLEQAPAGASSRDIVSRAAAEVAPAVMTSVLTTVVGFVPVFGLTASEGKLFSPLAYTKTFAMLAAFAVSVIVLPPLAHLFLRGRQQTNETPAPLVRVAHLLRSREAIFGWAVSIGALFLLSSGRTGLGCAALLVAIVELVEPLLPGRARWLARLLTTALAALLIAVLLTKHWLPLGPAHSLAGNLAFVALAVALLMGLFLLFQLVYPSLLAWCLRNKLVFLAGNLAFLGLGLSAWLGASTLFGWLPESLREAHLSRSVAAVLPGLESDFMPPFDEGSYLYMPTTTPHASLGQSLEMLKAIDAAIAAIPEVRDAVGKLGRADSPLDPAPVSMFETVINYKPEYVLDAGGAIARFKFDERIGAHARNSAGELIQDPDGRPFRQWRAHIHSPEDIWKEITKAAEYPGVTGAPKLMPIKTRIVMLQTGMRSAVGIKIRGPDLETLERFGLEVEGILKGVAEVEAATVLADRIVGKPYLEIEIDRQAIARYGLTIRDVQDMIQVAIGGRTLTRTVEGRERYPVRVRYMREERDSIEALGRVLVRASGGEQIPLAQLAKIQYVRGPQMIRSEDTFLTSYVTFDPSQGIGEVQSVRAAQRVLRDTIEAGDLQVPPGVSYRFAGTYENQLRSEERLRVLVPVALGIIFLLLYLQFRRTGLALMVFTGAALAAAGGFLLLWAYGKPGFLDAELWGVDLQSLFHIRETRMTVAVWVGFLALFGIATDNGVIVATYLMQRFRGSAPSNVAEIHRLVGEAGQRRVRPCLMTTATTLLALLPILTSTGRGSDLMLPMALPTVGGVSFGLVTLLTVPVLFSLTEELRLRRRRAQDG; the protein is encoded by the coding sequence GTGACTGAACACCAGCAAAGTCTCGGGGAGCGCAGCTGGGAAGCCTTCGTCGGCTTCTTCGTGTCCAACAAGCTGGTGGTGTTGGTTCTGGTGGGCCTGCTCGTCGGTTCTGGGCTCATGGTGGCGCCTTTTGCTTGGGACCTCGGGCCCTTGGCGCGTGATCCCGTGCCGGTGGATGCGCTGCCGGATATCAGCGAAAACCAGCAGATTGTCTTCACAAAATGGCACGGGCGCTCGCCACGCGACGTCGAGGACCAGGTCACCTACCCGCTGACGACGGCGCTGCTGGGCATTGCAGGCGTGCGCTCGATTCGCAGCGCATCGGTGTTCGGCTTTTCGAGCATCTACGTCATCTTCGAAGACGAGGTCGACTTCTACTGGTCGCGCTCGCGCGTGCTCGAAAAACTCGCGTCGTTACCTGCGGGCACGCTTCCCGACGGGGTGGCACCGGCGCTCGGCCCAGATGCCACGGCGCTCGGACAGGTCTTGTGGTACACGCTCCAGCCACAGGACGAGCAAGGGCGGGTGGTGGCGGGCGCGTTCGACCTGCACGAGCTGCGTTCGATCCAGGATTGGACCGTGCGCTACGCGCTGCAGGGCGTAGCAGGCGTTTCCGAAGCCGCATCGGTCGGTGGCCACGTGCGCGAGTATCAGGTCGATATCGATCCGGAGGCCATGCGAGCCCATCGCGTGTCGATCGGGCAGGTGGCGCACGCGGTAAGGCGCGCGAACCTGGACGTGGGGGCACGCACCATCGAGATCAACCGGGCCGAGTACATCGTGCGCGGACTGGGCTTCATCCGCCGGCCACACGACCTGCGCGAAGTGGTCATCCGCAACCAGGACCACACGCCGGTCCGGGTCAAGGACGTGGCCAAGGTTGGCTTCGGTCCAGCCGCCCGGCGCGGTGCCCTCGACCACGGCGGAGCCGAGACCGTAGGCGGGGTGGTGGTCGTTCGCTTCGGCGACAACCCGCTTGCGGTGATCGAGCGCGTGCGCGCAAAGATCGCCGAGATCGCCCCAGGTCTGCCGCGCCGCACGCTCGAGGACGGCCGGGTGGCCCAGGTCAAGATCGTTCCGTTTTACGATCGCACCCAGCTGATCCACGACACCCTCGGCACCCTGGCCAACGCGCTGTCGGACGAGCTGTTGATCACCATGATCGTGATCTTGCTCATCATGCGCCAGCTGCGCTCTTCGCTGGTGGTCTGCTCGCTGTTGCCCCTCGGCGTGCTCGCTACCTTCGCGGCCATGAAGCACCTCGGCGTGGACGCCAACATCATGGCCCTGTCGGGCATAGCGATCGCCATCGGCACCATGGTCGACATGGGCATCGTGTTCACCGAGAACATGGCCACGCATCTGGAGCAAGCCCCCGCCGGCGCAAGCTCGCGAGACATCGTCAGTCGCGCGGCCGCCGAAGTGGCGCCGGCGGTCATGACCTCCGTCTTGACGACGGTGGTGGGGTTTGTGCCGGTGTTCGGCCTGACCGCCTCGGAAGGCAAGCTCTTCTCACCCCTGGCCTATACCAAGACCTTCGCCATGCTCGCCGCCTTCGCCGTGTCGGTGATCGTGCTGCCGCCGCTCGCGCACCTGTTTCTGCGAGGCAGGCAGCAGACGAACGAGACGCCCGCTCCTCTTGTGCGTGTTGCGCACCTGCTGCGATCGCGCGAGGCCATTTTCGGCTGGGCCGTGTCCATCGGAGCCCTGTTTCTTTTGAGCTCGGGGCGCACGGGCCTCGGTTGCGCTGCGCTGCTGGTCGCGATCGTGGAGCTTGTCGAGCCTCTGCTTCCCGGTCGCGCCCGCTGGTTGGCCAGGCTGCTCACCACAGCTCTTGCCGCGCTGCTGATCGCGGTGCTGCTGACCAAGCACTGGCTCCCGCTCGGTCCGGCGCACTCGCTGGCTGGGAATCTGGCCTTCGTGGCACTTGCTGTCGCGCTGCTGATGGGCCTCTTCCTGCTCTTTCAGCTCGTCTACCCGAGCCTGCTCGCCTGGTGCCTGCGCAACAAGCTTGTGTTTCTGGCAGGCAACCTGGCTTTCTTGGGCCTTGGCCTGTCGGCTTGGCTAGGAGCCTCCACCCTGTTCGGATGGCTTCCCGAGAGCTTGCGCGAGGCGCACCTGAGTCGGTCGGTTGCGGCGGTTCTGCCCGGCCTCGAGAGCGATTTCATGCCTCCGTTTGACGAGGGCTCCTACCTGTACATGCCCACGACTACGCCGCACGCTTCGCTGGGTCAGAGCCTGGAGATGCTCAAGGCCATCGATGCTGCGATCGCAGCGATCCCGGAGGTGCGGGACGCGGTCGGCAAGCTGGGACGGGCCGACAGCCCGCTCGATCCGGCCCCGGTGTCCATGTTCGAGACCGTGATCAACTACAAGCCCGAATACGTGCTCGATGCCGGCGGAGCGATCGCTCGCTTCAAGTTCGACGAGCGGATCGGCGCCCATGCGAGGAACAGCGCGGGAGAGCTCATCCAAGACCCCGATGGGCGACCCTTTCGACAGTGGCGTGCTCACATCCATTCCCCTGAGGACATCTGGAAGGAAATCACCAAGGCGGCAGAGTATCCCGGTGTCACGGGAGCCCCCAAGCTCATGCCCATCAAGACGCGCATCGTCATGCTGCAAACGGGCATGCGCTCGGCGGTAGGCATCAAGATCAGGGGACCCGACCTCGAGACCCTGGAGCGCTTCGGTCTCGAGGTCGAAGGCATTCTCAAGGGCGTTGCCGAAGTCGAAGCCGCGACCGTATTGGCTGACCGAATCGTGGGCAAGCCGTACCTTGAAATCGAGATCGATCGCCAGGCCATCGCGCGCTACGGGCTCACCATCAGGGACGTGCAAGACATGATTCAGGTCGCTATCGGCGGGCGCACGCTCACACGCACGGTGGAGGGACGCGAGCGCTACCCGGTCCGAGTGCGCTACATGCGCGAGGAGCGCGACAGCATCGAGGCCCTGGGGCGAGTCTTGGTGCGGGCTTCGGGCGGGGAACAGATCCCGCTCGCGCAGCTCGCAAAGATCCAATACGTGCGCGGCCCGCAGATGATCCGCTCCGAGGACACCTTCCTGACCAGCTACGTGACCTTCGATCCGAGCCAAGGCATCGGCGAGGTGCAAAGCGTACGGGCCGCTCAGCGGGTGTTGCGCGACACGATCGAGGCGGGCGACCTGCAGGTGCCCCCCGGCGTGAGCTACCGCTTCGCCGGCACCTACGAAAACCAGCTGCGCAGCGAGGAGCGCCTGCGCGTGCTAGTGCCGGTTGCCCTCGGGATCATCTTCTTGCTGCTTTACCTGCAGTTCCGGCGTACGGGGCTTGCGTTGATGGTTTTCACGGGCGCCGCGCTGGCTGCTGCGGGCGGCTTCTTGCTGCTGTGGGCCTATGGAAAGCCGGGCTTCCTTGACGCCGAGCTGTGGGGCGTCGATCTGCAGAGCCTGTTTCACATAAGGGAAACGCGCATGACCGTAGCCGTGTGGGTGGGCTTCCTCGCGCTCTTCGGCATCGCGACCGACAACGGCGTGATCGTCGCCACCTACCTGATGCAGCGCTTCCGCGGCAGCGCGCCGAGCAACGTCGCGGAGATCCATCGCTTGGTCGGCGAGGCCGGCCAGCGTCGCGTACGTCCCTGCCTGATGACCACGGCCACCACCTTGCTCGCGCTGCTCCCGATTCTGACCTCGACCGGTCGCGGTTCAGACCTGATGCTGCCCATGGCCCTGCCCACGGTGGGCGGCGTGTCCTTTGGCTTGGTCACGCTCTTGACCGTGCCTGTGCTCTTCAGCCTGACAGAGGAGCTTCGACTGCGACGGCGCCGGGCGCAGGATGGATGA